Proteins encoded by one window of Streptomyces sp. NBC_01477:
- a CDS encoding FadR/GntR family transcriptional regulator has protein sequence MSLTDKAIARIRELIQSGELLPGAKLPPEQQLASDLGLSRNLMREAVKALVVARVLEIRRGDGTYVTSLEPALLLEGLGSAVELLRGDTLLELTEVRRLFEPIATGLAADRITEEDLTEIKYHLDAMTRASDDVELLNKHDAAFHLAVIASAGNSTLTTLLEGISSRTVRARVWRGLVDDNAGDRTVAEHRAIYDALVARDRALAEAAALIHVSTTEQWLREHLDQEGGSAGSRP, from the coding sequence ATGTCACTGACCGACAAAGCCATCGCCCGGATCAGGGAACTCATCCAGTCGGGAGAGCTTCTCCCCGGGGCGAAACTGCCTCCGGAGCAGCAGTTGGCCTCGGACCTCGGGCTTTCCCGCAACCTGATGCGTGAGGCGGTCAAAGCCCTCGTGGTCGCACGGGTTCTGGAAATCCGGCGAGGAGACGGCACCTATGTGACCAGCCTTGAGCCGGCGCTGCTGCTGGAAGGCCTCGGGTCCGCGGTGGAACTGCTGCGCGGCGACACGTTGCTGGAGCTGACCGAGGTCCGCAGACTCTTCGAGCCGATCGCCACCGGTCTGGCTGCCGACCGGATCACCGAGGAAGACCTCACCGAGATCAAGTACCACCTGGACGCGATGACGCGCGCCAGCGACGATGTCGAACTGCTCAACAAGCATGACGCTGCGTTCCACCTCGCCGTCATCGCCTCCGCGGGCAACAGCACGCTGACCACCCTGCTGGAGGGCATCTCCAGCCGCACGGTACGTGCCCGGGTGTGGCGCGGGCTGGTCGACGACAACGCCGGCGACCGGACCGTAGCGGAGCACCGGGCGATCTACGACGCCCTGGTCGCACGGGACCGCGCCCTTGCCGAGGCCGCGGCCCTGATCCATGTGAGCACGACCGAGCAGTGGCTGCGCGAGCACTTGGACCAGGAGGGCGGCAGCGCGGGCAGCCGTCCGTGA
- the arfA gene encoding arabinosylfuranosidase ArfA, whose amino-acid sequence MPRAHITLHRQAFIAPVRRRTFGSFVEHLGRCVYTGLYEPGHPTANDDGFRMDVVELVRELGSTTVRYPGGNFVSGFRWEDAVGPREQRPVRRDLAWHALESNQVGLDEFARWLKLTGSELMLAVNVATRGILPALDLLEYANHPSGTALSDLRVANGTPDPHNVRMWCLGNEMDGPWQTGFMTADDYGKTAARTAAAMKMADKDLELVVCGSSGSGMPTFGDWERTVLEHAYDHVDYVSCHAYYQEHDGDLGSFLASATDMDYFIDTVVATADHVGFKKRSGKKINISFDEWNVWYLKEHMESQEVNTEWRHAPRQLEDTYTVADAVVVGNLLMTLLKRSDRVTSASLAQLVNVIAPIMTEPGGPAWRQTTFYPFSITSRLASGEVVRPVIETPAYETARHGEAAVVDAVATVDGDRAAVFLVNRDLAEAAQVTIDVRDLGSSRVVEAVTLADSDAYAKNTLTEQNRVTPSANTSAALADGVLTIVLPPVSWTAIALG is encoded by the coding sequence TTGCCCCGCGCGCACATCACGCTCCACAGGCAGGCGTTCATCGCTCCTGTCCGACGCCGCACCTTCGGCTCGTTCGTCGAACACCTCGGCCGCTGTGTCTACACCGGCCTCTACGAGCCGGGACACCCGACCGCGAACGACGACGGATTCCGCATGGATGTCGTCGAACTCGTCAGGGAGCTGGGCAGCACGACCGTCCGCTACCCGGGCGGGAACTTCGTCTCCGGCTTCAGGTGGGAGGACGCGGTCGGTCCGCGGGAGCAGCGCCCGGTGCGCCGCGACCTTGCGTGGCACGCACTCGAATCGAACCAGGTCGGCCTCGACGAGTTCGCCAGGTGGCTCAAGCTCACCGGCTCCGAGCTGATGCTGGCGGTCAACGTCGCCACGCGAGGCATCCTGCCCGCCCTGGACCTGCTCGAGTACGCCAACCACCCGTCCGGCACGGCGCTGTCGGACCTTCGCGTCGCCAACGGCACGCCGGACCCGCACAACGTCCGCATGTGGTGTCTCGGCAACGAGATGGACGGACCCTGGCAGACCGGCTTCATGACGGCTGACGACTACGGCAAGACCGCCGCCCGCACCGCCGCCGCGATGAAGATGGCGGACAAGGACCTCGAACTCGTCGTCTGCGGTTCCTCCGGGTCCGGCATGCCGACGTTCGGCGACTGGGAGCGCACGGTACTGGAGCACGCCTACGACCATGTCGACTATGTCTCGTGCCACGCCTACTACCAGGAGCACGACGGTGACCTCGGCTCCTTCCTCGCCTCGGCAACCGACATGGACTACTTCATCGACACCGTCGTCGCGACCGCCGACCACGTGGGGTTCAAGAAGCGCTCCGGCAAGAAGATCAACATCTCCTTCGACGAGTGGAACGTCTGGTACCTCAAGGAGCACATGGAGTCGCAGGAGGTCAACACCGAGTGGCGCCATGCTCCTCGGCAGCTGGAGGACACGTACACGGTGGCGGATGCCGTCGTCGTCGGCAACCTCCTGATGACGCTCCTCAAGCGAAGCGACCGCGTCACCTCGGCGTCGCTCGCGCAACTCGTCAACGTGATCGCGCCGATCATGACCGAGCCCGGCGGCCCGGCCTGGCGGCAGACGACCTTCTACCCGTTCTCGATCACCAGCCGGCTCGCGTCCGGCGAGGTGGTACGGCCCGTGATCGAGACGCCCGCGTACGAGACGGCGCGGCACGGCGAGGCAGCTGTCGTCGACGCTGTCGCGACCGTCGACGGGGACCGCGCCGCGGTCTTCCTCGTCAACCGCGACCTCGCCGAGGCCGCGCAGGTCACGATCGACGTGCGCGACCTCGGCTCGTCGCGCGTCGTCGAGGCGGTCACGCTCGCCGACTCCGATGCCTACGCGAAGAACACACTCACCGAGCAGAACCGGGTGACCCCGTCCGCGAACACCAGCGCGGCACTTGCCGACGGAGTGCTCACCATCGTCCTGCCGCCGGTCTCCTGGACGGCGATCGCCCTCGGCTGA
- a CDS encoding carbohydrate ABC transporter permease — protein MSATTARSWFSSAAGPNGRSGRRVGRDAPQKWGSPFTYFVALLFVGVCIAPVIYIVLGGFRTNSQITTSPAALPHPWITANYVNVLKSARFWGEFANSVLVALASTVGIVVLGLMVSFVIARYDFKLKGAMYSLFAAGLMFPMVIAITPLYIVIKDLGLIDNLLGVIVPQIAFGLPTTVIILVPFLRAIPHEIEEAAAIDGTSRLGFFVRMVIPLSVPGVVTVAILAFIGSWNNYVLPLYVLNSQANFTLPLGVQAFSSQYSTDTAKVLAFTSLAMLPALVFFSIFEKRIVGGLTGAVKG, from the coding sequence ATGAGCGCGACCACTGCAAGGTCCTGGTTCTCCTCCGCCGCCGGGCCGAACGGCCGGAGCGGTCGCCGGGTCGGTCGTGACGCGCCGCAGAAGTGGGGAAGCCCCTTCACCTACTTCGTCGCGCTGCTGTTCGTCGGGGTCTGTATCGCTCCGGTGATCTACATCGTGCTCGGCGGATTCCGCACCAACTCGCAGATCACCACGAGCCCTGCCGCCCTGCCGCACCCCTGGATCACCGCCAACTACGTCAACGTCCTGAAGTCCGCGAGGTTCTGGGGCGAGTTCGCGAACTCCGTCCTGGTCGCGCTGGCGAGCACCGTCGGCATCGTCGTCCTCGGCCTGATGGTGAGCTTCGTGATCGCGCGCTACGACTTCAAGCTCAAGGGCGCGATGTACTCGCTGTTCGCCGCCGGCCTGATGTTCCCGATGGTCATCGCGATCACCCCCCTCTACATCGTCATCAAGGACCTCGGGCTCATCGACAACCTGCTCGGCGTGATCGTCCCGCAGATCGCCTTCGGCCTGCCGACGACTGTCATCATCCTGGTGCCGTTCCTGCGCGCCATACCCCATGAGATCGAGGAGGCCGCCGCGATCGACGGTACGAGCCGACTCGGCTTCTTCGTCCGCATGGTGATCCCGCTGTCGGTGCCCGGTGTGGTGACAGTCGCCATCCTCGCTTTCATCGGCAGCTGGAACAACTACGTCCTTCCGCTGTACGTCCTCAACTCGCAAGCGAACTTCACCCTGCCACTCGGCGTCCAGGCGTTCTCCTCGCAGTACTCCACCGACACGGCGAAGGTCCTCGCGTTCACCTCGCTCGCGATGCTGCCCGCGCTGGTCTTCTTCTCCATCTTCGAGAAACGGATCGTCGGCGGCCTCACGGGCGCCGTGAAGGGCTGA
- a CDS encoding carbohydrate ABC transporter permease: MSDTLGTDTAFGRQSQGTSRVGGAATPPTSPRAASRRRGRAKMRLEIALLSGPAILMFLAFVIFPVALAAYYGFYRWHGYGAPTAWVGLNNYKLILTDPAFQQVLEHSFMIMGLSLVIQGPLAIVLALLLNQKIRGRSIIRVLIFVPYIISEVIVGTGWSLMLQGDGAMNDLLRQIGLGSLRADWLSDPKLAIWTLMAIISWKYVGFAVILMLAGLQSIPEELFEAAQIDGASYWQIQRRITLPLLGPTIRIWAFLSIIGSLQLFDLVYIIWGQYVSGTAGTSTMAIYMLAQGRNAGNYGYGSAIAVVMFLISLVVALIYQRFVLRRDLRGAVTEGTV; this comes from the coding sequence ATGAGCGACACCCTGGGTACTGACACGGCCTTCGGCCGCCAGTCGCAGGGCACGTCTCGGGTCGGGGGCGCTGCCACACCCCCGACCTCGCCGCGGGCGGCTTCACGCCGCCGCGGCCGTGCCAAGATGCGACTCGAGATCGCCCTCCTGTCCGGACCGGCGATCCTCATGTTCCTGGCTTTCGTGATCTTTCCGGTCGCGCTCGCCGCGTACTACGGCTTCTACCGCTGGCACGGATACGGAGCACCCACCGCCTGGGTCGGCCTGAACAACTACAAGCTGATCCTCACCGACCCCGCGTTCCAGCAGGTCCTGGAGCACAGCTTCATGATCATGGGACTGTCCCTGGTCATCCAGGGGCCTCTGGCGATCGTCCTCGCGCTCCTGCTCAACCAGAAGATCCGCGGCCGCTCGATCATCCGGGTGCTGATCTTCGTGCCCTACATCATCTCCGAGGTCATCGTCGGCACCGGCTGGAGCCTGATGCTCCAGGGCGACGGCGCCATGAACGACCTGCTGCGGCAGATCGGCCTGGGCTCCCTGCGAGCAGACTGGCTCTCCGACCCGAAGCTGGCCATCTGGACGCTGATGGCCATCATCTCGTGGAAGTACGTCGGCTTCGCGGTGATCCTGATGCTCGCCGGCCTCCAGTCGATCCCCGAGGAGCTCTTCGAGGCCGCCCAGATCGACGGCGCCTCCTACTGGCAGATACAGCGCCGCATCACGCTGCCGCTGCTGGGACCGACGATCCGCATCTGGGCGTTCCTGTCGATCATCGGCTCCCTGCAGCTGTTCGACCTCGTCTACATCATCTGGGGCCAGTACGTCTCGGGCACCGCCGGCACCTCGACCATGGCGATCTACATGCTCGCCCAGGGCCGCAACGCGGGCAACTACGGCTACGGGAGCGCCATCGCGGTCGTGATGTTCCTGATATCGCTCGTCGTGGCGCTGATCTACCAGCGCTTCGTCCTGCGCCGTGACCTACGGGGAGCCGTCACGGAGGGAACCGTCTGA
- a CDS encoding ABC transporter substrate-binding protein yields the protein MTRKIRSATAAGIGLGIALAATACAGGSDDSSSSSDNGGGGSSGGKVTVTVWENAQPGPGAEYWKSAAAEYHAQHPNVTVKIQYVQNEDLDGKLQTALNSNSAPDVFLQRGGGKMQAMVNAGQLQTLNLTDTDKANVGAAALAGDSIDGKVYAMPLDTAPEGIYYSKDLFKQAGITATPTTMDELKADVAKLKAINVAPIAVGAKDAWPAAHWYYNFALRECSRDSMTEAGKSLKFDDPCWTKAGDDLSSFLKIGPFQNGFLTAPAQQGAGSSAGLLANHKAAMELMGNWDPGVIGALTPDQKPLPDLGWFPFPSVAGGQGDPSAIMGGSGGYSLSKNAPKEAFDFLQFLVTKEQQEGYAKGFVTIPVNKAAQSVVTDSYNISALQAFNKAAYSMQFLDTEYGQNVGNAMNTAVVNLLAGKGSAADIVKDTNKAAERG from the coding sequence ATGACGAGGAAGATACGCAGCGCAACAGCTGCGGGGATCGGCTTGGGCATCGCGCTTGCTGCCACCGCTTGCGCCGGCGGCAGCGACGACAGCAGCAGCAGCAGCGACAACGGCGGCGGCGGTTCGTCGGGTGGCAAGGTCACGGTGACCGTCTGGGAGAACGCGCAGCCCGGCCCCGGCGCGGAGTACTGGAAGAGCGCTGCGGCGGAGTACCACGCCCAGCACCCGAACGTCACGGTCAAGATCCAGTACGTCCAGAACGAGGACCTCGACGGCAAGCTGCAGACCGCGCTCAACTCGAACTCCGCGCCGGACGTCTTCCTTCAGCGCGGCGGCGGCAAGATGCAGGCCATGGTCAACGCCGGCCAGCTCCAGACGCTGAACCTCACCGACACCGACAAGGCGAACGTCGGCGCGGCCGCCCTCGCAGGCGATTCGATCGACGGCAAGGTCTACGCGATGCCGCTGGACACGGCACCCGAAGGCATCTACTACAGCAAGGACCTGTTCAAGCAGGCCGGCATCACCGCCACGCCGACCACGATGGACGAGCTCAAGGCCGATGTCGCGAAACTGAAGGCGATCAACGTCGCGCCGATCGCGGTGGGTGCCAAGGATGCCTGGCCGGCCGCGCACTGGTACTACAACTTCGCCTTGCGCGAGTGCAGCCGGGACAGCATGACCGAGGCCGGCAAGTCGCTCAAGTTCGATGATCCGTGCTGGACCAAGGCGGGTGACGACCTGTCCTCCTTCCTGAAGATCGGCCCCTTCCAGAACGGATTCCTGACGGCCCCCGCGCAGCAGGGCGCCGGGTCCTCGGCGGGCCTGCTGGCGAACCACAAGGCTGCCATGGAGCTCATGGGCAACTGGGACCCGGGGGTGATCGGCGCCCTGACCCCGGACCAGAAGCCGCTCCCCGACCTGGGCTGGTTCCCCTTCCCCTCCGTGGCCGGCGGCCAGGGCGACCCGAGCGCCATCATGGGCGGCAGCGGCGGATACTCGCTGTCCAAGAACGCGCCGAAGGAGGCCTTCGACTTCCTCCAGTTCCTGGTGACCAAGGAGCAGCAGGAGGGCTACGCCAAGGGCTTCGTCACGATCCCGGTGAACAAGGCCGCCCAGTCGGTCGTCACCGATTCGTACAACATCTCGGCGCTGCAGGCTTTCAACAAGGCCGCGTATTCCATGCAGTTCCTTGACACCGAGTACGGCCAGAACGTCGGCAACGCGATGAACACCGCCGTCGTGAACCTGCTCGCCGGCAAGGGTTCCGCGGCCGACATCGTCAAGGACACGAACAAGGCTGCCGAGAGGGGCTGA
- a CDS encoding AMP-binding protein yields the protein MTGKDIRARLAADPELGAGNVLPALLALGADPAGPGAAFDTAVDGCPAGRPLTLGELRERVAARAAWWHAHGVGPRDPVAVYVSGAADCLLTFLALTWLGAIPALMDRSLAGDAAAAYIRRLRPVALMTDSGHRALLAGYDLESVALHAEAADTGTADPAGAPAHYRHHGDDPVAVTHSADTTRVPAAVVHSHAGLFAAMRLFQLTAPPARGAERMLSALPSAHAAGVQALNTALCLRSDPLFLSAPHDGPAVVAAIERWKPGAVLGSGATWAQLAAMDLAAHDLDSVSLWRSTGGCVPEPHIRKLVAAGSHEAVTREGVRRSAGSSFLDGMGSTEMGHPVFHLTHTRTTERYGRCVGVPHGFAEVALLDLATGREVPVGEVGHLGVRGPTLAPGHWNDSAATYRSRRGGYHLTGDLMYRDGEGFYYHVDRAADAVPLDGGKWLYAAMSEERVLAACPEVHDCTVVSDRVHGEVVTDVLLALHAGADRRTDRTGAVRAALTSAAAATLRRVVVIDDADRVSGPVDKSVMRERHRARTAGADAGAAEGPPAPPLAEQVAVGFAGDGEGEGEMSWGMSEIWGAMCRQESGLPIGGRAPLEAGRTLGDIAEELRYLMGRFPAMRTRLRFDATGRPRQRLFATGEITLEVYDADPDADPDEVAAAVEAHYRRTPFDYANAWPVRMAVVRQHGRPVQLVTILHHLAMDGRGGAIMLRDVGARETTPATGMQQLEQARWQRSSAGQRQSERTLRFFENILQTVSARQLPGPTDPRTPRHWVAEFRSRVLAEALPMIAARTGTGTPAVLLALFALGLHRATGISPVVVRPVISNRFRPGLSDVVCPVSQSGMCSLDVEGATATEVVELTGQASISAWKYAYYQPEDLDALIARLSRERGEDIVIGTYFNDRSAHAPTPDAAQQVTADEPAEQLRAARDDTTFAWTQRQDTSSERFFVHADDTPDGGLVFDIRIDTHYVSPAQAEAFARCMEDAAVEAAVEDAGGRGEPLAAAAPPERPAR from the coding sequence GTGACCGGCAAGGACATCCGGGCCCGGCTCGCCGCTGACCCGGAGCTGGGGGCGGGCAACGTGCTTCCCGCGCTGTTGGCCCTCGGGGCCGACCCGGCGGGCCCCGGCGCGGCCTTCGACACCGCTGTTGACGGCTGCCCCGCCGGCCGTCCGCTGACGCTCGGCGAGCTGCGCGAGCGGGTCGCCGCCCGGGCGGCGTGGTGGCACGCGCACGGCGTCGGCCCGCGCGACCCGGTGGCGGTGTACGTGTCGGGGGCCGCGGACTGTCTGCTGACCTTCCTGGCCCTGACCTGGCTCGGGGCGATTCCCGCGCTGATGGACCGGTCCCTGGCGGGCGACGCAGCCGCCGCGTACATACGGCGGCTGCGCCCGGTGGCACTGATGACCGACTCCGGGCACCGCGCCCTGCTGGCCGGCTACGACCTGGAGTCCGTCGCCCTGCACGCGGAAGCGGCGGACACCGGCACCGCGGACCCGGCGGGCGCGCCCGCACACTACCGCCACCACGGCGACGACCCGGTGGCCGTCACCCACTCCGCGGACACCACCCGGGTGCCCGCGGCCGTGGTGCACTCCCACGCCGGCCTCTTCGCGGCCATGCGGCTGTTCCAGCTGACGGCTCCGCCCGCCCGGGGCGCAGAGCGCATGCTCAGCGCGCTGCCCTCCGCCCACGCGGCCGGCGTCCAGGCGCTGAACACGGCGCTGTGCCTGCGCAGCGACCCGCTGTTCCTGTCCGCGCCGCACGACGGCCCCGCGGTGGTGGCCGCGATCGAGCGCTGGAAGCCCGGTGCGGTCCTCGGCTCCGGCGCCACCTGGGCGCAGTTGGCCGCGATGGACCTCGCCGCGCACGACCTCGACTCCGTGTCGCTGTGGCGGAGCACCGGGGGCTGCGTTCCCGAGCCGCACATCCGCAAGCTGGTCGCGGCCGGCTCGCACGAGGCCGTCACCCGCGAGGGCGTCCGCCGTTCCGCCGGCTCCAGCTTCCTGGACGGCATGGGCTCCACGGAGATGGGCCACCCCGTCTTCCACCTCACCCACACCCGCACGACCGAGCGGTACGGGCGATGCGTCGGCGTCCCGCACGGCTTCGCCGAGGTGGCGCTGCTCGACCTGGCGACGGGCCGGGAGGTCCCGGTCGGCGAGGTCGGCCACCTGGGCGTGCGGGGGCCGACCCTGGCTCCCGGCCACTGGAACGACTCGGCGGCGACGTACCGCAGCCGACGGGGCGGCTACCACCTCACCGGCGACCTGATGTACCGGGACGGGGAGGGCTTCTATTACCACGTCGACCGGGCGGCGGACGCGGTGCCGCTGGACGGCGGGAAGTGGCTGTACGCGGCGATGTCGGAGGAGCGCGTCCTCGCCGCGTGTCCCGAGGTGCACGACTGCACGGTGGTCTCCGACCGGGTCCACGGCGAGGTCGTCACCGACGTCCTGCTCGCGCTGCACGCGGGCGCCGACCGGCGGACCGACCGTACGGGCGCGGTCCGCGCCGCCCTGACGTCCGCCGCCGCGGCGACGCTGCGCAGGGTGGTGGTGATCGACGACGCGGACCGGGTCTCCGGCCCGGTGGACAAGTCCGTGATGCGCGAGCGGCATCGCGCGCGGACGGCGGGTGCCGACGCGGGCGCCGCGGAGGGGCCGCCGGCGCCGCCGCTCGCCGAGCAGGTGGCCGTCGGCTTCGCCGGGGACGGCGAGGGCGAGGGTGAGATGTCCTGGGGCATGTCGGAGATATGGGGCGCGATGTGCCGACAGGAGTCCGGGCTGCCGATCGGGGGGCGGGCGCCGCTGGAGGCCGGCAGGACTCTCGGCGACATCGCGGAGGAGCTGCGCTACCTGATGGGCCGCTTCCCCGCCATGCGCACCCGGCTGCGCTTCGACGCCACCGGACGGCCCCGGCAGCGCCTCTTCGCCACCGGCGAGATCACCCTTGAGGTCTACGACGCCGACCCGGACGCCGACCCGGACGAGGTGGCCGCGGCGGTCGAGGCGCACTACCGGCGCACCCCCTTCGACTACGCGAACGCGTGGCCGGTGCGTATGGCGGTGGTGCGGCAGCACGGCAGGCCGGTGCAGCTGGTGACCATCCTGCACCACCTGGCGATGGACGGGCGCGGCGGTGCGATCATGCTCCGCGACGTAGGGGCGCGCGAGACCACGCCGGCCACCGGTATGCAGCAGCTCGAACAGGCCCGCTGGCAGCGGTCGTCCGCCGGGCAGCGGCAGAGCGAGCGGACACTGCGGTTCTTCGAGAACATCCTGCAGACGGTGTCCGCACGGCAGTTACCCGGACCCACGGACCCGCGCACGCCGCGGCACTGGGTGGCCGAGTTCCGCTCACGGGTGCTGGCCGAGGCCCTGCCGATGATCGCCGCGCGAACGGGCACCGGGACGCCGGCCGTCCTGCTGGCGCTGTTCGCGCTCGGCCTGCACCGGGCCACCGGCATCAGCCCCGTGGTGGTCCGCCCGGTGATCAGCAACCGGTTCCGGCCGGGCCTCTCGGACGTGGTGTGCCCCGTCTCGCAGTCGGGCATGTGCTCCCTCGACGTCGAGGGAGCCACCGCCACCGAGGTCGTCGAGCTGACCGGGCAGGCCAGCATCTCCGCCTGGAAGTACGCCTATTACCAACCGGAGGACCTGGACGCGCTGATCGCCCGGCTCTCCCGCGAGCGCGGCGAGGACATCGTGATCGGGACGTACTTCAACGACCGCAGCGCTCACGCCCCGACGCCGGACGCCGCCCAGCAGGTGACCGCCGACGAGCCGGCCGAGCAGCTCCGGGCCGCGCGCGACGACACCACCTTCGCCTGGACCCAGCGACAGGACACCTCATCCGAGCGGTTCTTCGTCCACGCCGACGACACGCCGGACGGCGGGCTGGTGTTCGACATCCGCATCGACACGCACTATGTCTCGCCCGCCCAGGCCGAGGCATTCGCCCGGTGCATGGAGGACGCGGCGGTCGAGGCGGCGGTCGAGGACGCGGGCGGCCGCGGGGAACCGCTGGCCGCCGCCGCGCCGCCGGAAAGGCCGGCCCGTTGA